A genomic window from Gossypium hirsutum isolate 1008001.06 chromosome D10, Gossypium_hirsutum_v2.1, whole genome shotgun sequence includes:
- the LOC107915370 gene encoding protein trichome birefringence-like 39: MGLLLLFRFSLLVLLFFLLQHSPTKGEDFNAINNTNASGRARSLASNCNWFRGKWVYDPSYPLYDPYKCPFIEGEFDCQKYGRPDNTYLKYRWQPFSCSLPRFNGLYFLRKWRGKKIMFVGDSLSLNQFQSLTCMIQAWVPNSQISYIKRDGLTSVTFLDYDVNIMLYRTPYLVDIVNQKYGRVLKLDSIRGGDSWKGVDMLIFNTWHWWTHTGRTQPFDYIEDGGKTWKDMNRMVAFYKGLTTWARWVNRNVDPLKTKVFFQGISPTHYEGKDWNKPTESCSGQTQPFFGMRYPGGTPMAWVVVKKVLSRIKKPVFLLDVTGLSQYRKDAHPSAYRGMDGGTDCSHWCLPGVPDTWNSLLYAAVF; this comes from the exons ATGGGTTTACTGCTCCTCTTCCGCTTCTCTCTCTTAGTcttattgttttttcttttacaGCACTCACCAACAAAAGGTGAGGATTTCAATGCCATAAATAATACCAATGCCAGTGGCAGAGCCAGAAGCTTAGCTTCTAACTGCAACTGGTTCAGAGGCAAGTGGGTTTATGACCCTTCCTATCCTCTCTACGACCCCTACAAGTGCCCCTTCATCGAGGGTGAATTCGACTGCCAAAAATATGGTCGACCTGATAACACGTATCTGAAATACCGATGGCAACCCTTCTCCTGCAGTCTCCCCAG GTTCAATGGGCTGTATTTCTTGAGGAAATGGAGAGGAAAGAAGATCATGTTCGTGGGTGACTCACTCAGCTTGAATCAATTCCAGTCTTTGACATGTATGATTCAAGCCTGGGTTCCAAATTCCCAGATTTCATACATCAAACGAGATGGCCTTACTTCAGTTACCTTTCTG GATTATGATGTGAATATAATGCTGTATAGAACGCCGTACCTGGTTGACATAGTGAACCAGAAGTATGGAAGAGTGTTGAAGCTGGACTCAATCAGGGGCGGTGATTCATGGAAAGGAGTGGACATGCTGATCTTTAACACGTGGCATTGGTGGACCCACACCGGAAGAACCCAACC atttgattacatagaagACGGTGGGAAAACGTGGAAAGACATGAACCGTATGGTTGCTTTTTACAAAGGATTAACAACGTGGGCTAGATGGGTGAACCGCAATGTGGATCCTTTGAAAACCAAGGTTTTTTTCCAGGGCATTTCTCCAACCCATTATGA GGGAAAGGATTGGAACAAGCCAACAGAGTCCTGCTCGGGACAGACACAACCATTCTTCGGGATGAGATACCCAGGAGGCACACCCATGGCTTGGGTTGTTGTGAAGAAGGTCCTGAGTAGGATTAAGAAACCGGTGTTTTTGCTCGACGTTACCGGACTCTCTCAGTACCGAAAAGATGCACACCCGTCGGCATACAGAGGCATGGACGGCGGGACTGACTGTAGCCATTGGTGCCTTCCAGGTGTGCCAGATACTTGGAACAGTTTACTTTATGCAGCTGTTTTTTAG
- the LOC107915371 gene encoding uncharacterized protein — protein sequence MRDSRAYLIQYNDYMNVFAASDFAKCKAFSTMLKGNAKDWYLSLPQGSIRSFSQLGQMFLGQFRAYRTIMSTVMGLMPVKQKEYLYERAHKFVEAEEIKRNERNKEHNHKMSHLGRLKELNQSARGGTSPKVKSLGILFAPSPMRHKPKRLDLRDRCVFHDDRGHKTEDYFSLKDAIE from the exons ATGAGGGATTCACGAGCTTACCTTATACAGTACAATGACTACATGAATGTGTTTGCAGCTTCTGATTTCGCGAAGTGTAAAGCTTTCTCTACAATGCTCAAAGGGAACGCGAAAGATTGGTATTTGTCTCTTCCCCAAGGGTCCATTCGAAGTTTCTCTCAGTTGGGTCAAATGTTCTTAGGACAGTTTAGGGCATACAGGACAATTATGAGCACTGTCATGGGTTTGATGCCTGTGAAGCAGAAAGAAT ATTTATACGAGAGGGCCCACAAGTTCGTGGAAGCTGAAGAAATAAAAAGA AATGAGAGAAATAAAGAGCATAACCATAAAATGAGTCACCTAGGGCGTCTCAAAGAGCTCAACCAGAGCGCACGAGGAGGTACATCCCCCAAG GTAAAAAGCCTGGGTATCTTGTTTGCTCCTTCCCCTATGAGGCACAAACCAAAAAGGTTAGATTTGAGAGATAGGTGTGTTTTCCACGACGATAGAGGGCACAAGACTGAAGACTATTTCTCTTTAAAAGATGCTATTGAATAA